The DNA region GCCGGTCAGTTCATCCATCAGCTGCGGCTGAATATAGATCATCTGATAGCGCCACCCCTCGTCGCACGCCGACTCGCCGGTGTGCAGCTCATCCGGGTTCATCGTCACCAGCGAGTTAACCGGCGCCGTATACTGGGTTCCGCGATAGCGAAAACGCTGCGCGCCCGCTTCGATGGTGCCGATCCCAAAGGCTTCATGGGTGTGGGGTTCAAAAGCGTAACGGGAGATGTGAGCCTGATAGAGTTCCACACCGGGCAGGCCAGCAGGCTGCTGGAAACAGGCGCGGTCTTTTTCATAGGGGAAACTCGCCGGAACACCTTCCACCTTTAACTCCTTCTCTCAACCGATGTGACCTTCAGAATGCCTGCGACCGGGGGCAAAATGCAAAAGATTGCGATTCACTGTGCGCCGACGGCACAGCAGACGTATTCAGAGTATGAGGTGTGCTCGCCTTTGCGGCTGTCCGGTAACGTGCCGCGCAGGGACGCGGTACCGGCAGTGCGATCGGTGCGGGAACATGGACACCGCGCATAAAAAAAGCCCGCATCGCGGGCTTTTCGGCACTTTTTCTGCCAGCAGAATCAGAACGGAATATCGTCGTCGAAATCCATTGGCGGTTCATTGTTGTTGCTGGCAGGCGCACTCTGTGGCTGCTGCTGCTGCGGACGGGACTGCGCGCCGCCGCTGAACTGGTTGTTGTTGCCCTGCGGCTGCTGCGGCTGACCCCAGCCGTTGTTGTTGCCACCGCCGTTGCCGCCCTGCTGACGGCCACCCAGCATCTGCATGGTGCCACCGACGTTCACGACCACTTCTGTGGTGTAACGCTCCTGGCCACCCTGATCCTGCCATTTACGGGTACGCAGCTGGCCTTCGATGTAAACCTGCGATCCCTTTTTCAGGTATTCGCCCGCGACTTCGGCCAGCTTGCCAAACAGCACCACACGGTGCCACTCGGTGATCTCTTTGTTTTCACCGGTCTGCTTGTCACGCCAGCTCTCAGACGTCGCCAGCGTAATGTTCGCAACCGCGCCGCCATTGGGCATATAACGTACTTCCGGATCCTGACCCAGATTCCCGACAAGAATCACTTTGTTAACGCCACGACTGGCCATGTTGCTGTCTCCCGATGAGTTAATGCATACAGTCTAATCCATCAATTCTAACACGTCCTGCGCACTGTTTCCCACTTTAGAGCGGGGTTCCAGTTTTAATCTGCCCGCCGCCCGGACCACAGAGTACTGGATATTTATTCAGTCTATTTTTTGTGCCATAATGACACGTTTATTCTGGCCGTGTCGGCAAGGCGCGGTGAGTGCTGCTAATCCGGGAAAGGTGAATGGATAAGATCGAAGTTCGTGGTGCCCGCACCCATAATTTGAAAAACATTAACCTGACCATCCCACGCGACAAACTCATTGTGGTGACCGGCCTGTCAGGCTCCGGTAAATCCTCACTGGCGTTTGATACGCTGTATGCGGAAGGTCAGCGCCGCTATGTAGAGTCGCTCTCTGCGTATGCGCGCCAGTTTCTTTCGTTAATGGAGAAGCCGGACGTCGATCACATCGAAGGTTTGTCGCCCGCCATCTCTATCGAACAGAAATCCACGTCGCACAACCCGCGTTCTACGGTGGGAACCATCACCGAGATCCATGACTACCTGCGTCTGCTGTTTGCCCGCGTGGGCGAACCGCGCTGCCCGGATCATGATGTGCCGCTGGCGGCGCAGACCGTCAGCCAGATGGTCGATCAGGTGCTCTCGCAGCCGGAAGGCCGTCGCCTGATGCTGCTGGCGCCGGTGATTAAAGATCGCAAGGGCGAACACACCAAAACGCTGGAGAACCTGGCGGCGCAGGGCTATATCCGCGCGCGCATCGATGGTGAAGTGTGCGACCTCTCCGATCCACCAAAGCTGGAACTGCAGAAGAAACACACCATCGAAGTGGTGATTGACCGCTTTAAAGTGCGCGACGACCTGTCGACCCGCCTGGCGGAATCGTTTGAAACCACGCTGGAGCTTTCGGGCGGCACGGCGATTGTCGCGGATATGGATGATGCCGACGCCGAAGAGCTGCTCTTCTCGGCTAACTTCGCCTGTCCGGTCTGTGGTTACAGCATGAGCGAACTGGAGCCGCGCCTCTTCTCGTTCAACAACCCGGCCGGTGCCTGCCCGACCTGTGACGGCCTGGGCGTGCAGCAATATTTCGATCCCGATCGTGTGGTGCAGAATCCGGAGCTTTCGCTGGCGGGCGGCGCTATCCGCGGCTGGGATCGCCGCAACTTCTACTACTTCCAGATGCTGCGTTCGCTGGCGGACCACCTCAGCTTCGACATTGAAGCCGCGTTCGGCAGCCTGCCCGACAACGTACAGAAGGTGATTCTGTATGGGTCAGGTAAAGAGAACATCGAATTTAAGTACATCAACGATCGCGGTGACACTTCAGTGCGCCGCCATCCGTTTGAGGGCGTGCTCAACAATATGGAGCGCCGCTACAAAGAGACCGAATCCTCTGCGGTGCGCGAAGAGCTGGCGAAATTCATCAGCAACCGCGCCTGTGCCAGCTGTGAAGGCACCCGTCTGCGTCGCGAAGCCCGTCACGTCTATGTCGAGAACACCACGCTGCCGACCATCTCGGAGATGAGCATCGGGCATGCGATGTCCTTCTTTGGAAATCTGAAACTCAGCGGCCAGCGTGCGCAGATCGCCGAGAAAGTCCTGAAAGAGATTGGCGATCGCCTGAGCTTCCTGGTGAACGTCGGCCTGAACTATCTTTCGATGTCACGTTCTGCCGAGACCCTGTCCGGCGGTGAAGCGCAGCGTATCCGTCTGGCGAGCCAGATCGGTGCCGGGCTGGTCGGCGTGATGTATGTGCTGGATGAGCCTTCTATCGGCCTGCACCAGCGCGACAACGAACGTCTGCTCGGCACCCTGATTCACCTGCGCGATCTCGGTAACACGGTGATCGTGGTTGAGCACGACGAAGATGCGATCCGTGCCGCTGACCATGTGATCGACATCGGCCCGGGTGCCGGTGTGCATGGTGGTCAGGTCGTTGCGGAAGGCACCGTGGATGAGATCATGGCGCAGGAAGCGTCGCTGACCGGCCAGTTCCTGAGCGGCAAGCGTGAGATTGCGGTGCCGGAAGCGCGCGTCAAAGGCGATCCGGCGAAGGTGCTGAAGATTACCGGCGCGCGCGGCAACAACCTCAAGGATGTCACGCTGACGCTGCCGGTCGGACTCTTCACCTGCATCACCGGCGTCTCCGGCTCCGGTAAATCGACGCTGATCAACGACACGCTGTTCCCGATTGCCCAGCGGGCGCTGAACGGCGCGACCATCGCGGAACCGGCGCCCTACCGCGATGTGGCGGGTCTGGAGCACTTCGACAAGGTGATCGACATCGACCAGAGCCCGATCGGTCGAACTCCGCGTTCTAACCCGGCCACCTACACCGGCATCTTTACGCCAGTGCGTGAACTCTTTGCCGGCGTGCCGGAAGCGCGTTCGCGTGGCTATAACCCGGGCCGCTTCAGCTTCAACGTGCGCGGCGGACGCTGTGAGGCCTGTCAGGGCGACGGCGTGCTGAAAGTCGAGATGCACTTCCTGCCGGATATCTATGTGCCGTGCGACCAGTGCAAAGGCAAACGCTACAACCGCGAAACGCTGGAAGTGAAGTACAAGGGCAAGAGCATTCACGAAGTGCTGGAGATGACCATCGAAGAGGCGCGTGAGTTCTTCGATGCGGTGCCGGCGCTGGCGCGTAAGCTGCAGACGCTGATGGATGTGGGTCTCTCCTATATCCGTCTCGGCCAGTCGGCGACGACGCTCTCCGGCGGTGAAGCGCAGCGTGTGAAACTGGCGCGTGAGCTTTCCAAGCGTGGCACCGGCCAGACGCTCTACATTCTGGATGAGCCAACCACCGGTCTGCACTTTGCCGATATCCAGCAGCTGCTGGAAGTGCTGCATCAGCTGCGCGATCAGGGCAACACCATCGTGGTGATTGAGCACAACCTCGACGTGGTGAAAACCGCCGACTGGATTGTCGATCTCGGCCCGGAAGGGGGCAGCGGCGGCGGTGAAATCCTGGTGGCGGGCACGCCAGAGACCGTCGCGGAGTGTGAGAAATCCCATACGGCGCGCTTCCTCAAGCCGCTGTTACAGAAGTAATCCCCTCAGGCCCGCCGTGTGCGGGCCTTTTTATGACCCCTGCCGATTCAGCCAGAAAAATGCAGGATCAGGCAAGATTCAGACATGTATAGGCATATACGCTTTTCACCACGCTGACTATCCTTAAGCGGTTCCTCTTTGGCACGCCCTGCGTCGCCCTGTTTTTGCAACCTGTTCAGAGGGCTGCACTTCATCAGAAAAACTCACGACACATCGAAACTGGAGACACCATGAATATTACGCATGCGTATGCTGCTCAGGATGCAAAATCCAAACTGGCACCGTTCGATTTCAAGCCGCGTGAGCTGCGCGACCATGACGTCCAGCTTGAGGTGCTGTTCTGTGGCGTTTGCCATTCAGACCTGCATCAGGCCCGTAATGAGTGGAAAAACACGATTTTCCCTGTCGTGCCGGGTCATGAAATTGTCGGTCGCGTGACCGCCGTTGGCCCGCAGACGCAGAAATATAAAGTCGGCGATCTGGTTGGCGTGGGCTGTATGGTGGACTCCTGCCGCAGCTGTCCGAGCTGTCAGCAGGGGCTGGAGCAGTATTGCGAAAACGGGTTCGTCGGCACCTACAACGGTGAAGATCGCGAAACCGGCGTGATCACCTACGGCGGTTACTCCACGTCAATGGTGGTGGATGAGAGCTTTGTGCTGCGCATTCCCGAGAACCTGGAGCTGGCGGGCGTCGCACCGCTGCTGTGCGCCGGTATCACCACCTACTCTCCGCTGCGCCACTGGAACGTTGGCCCGGGCAAAAAAGTGGGCATCGTCGGGTTAGGCGGTCTGGGCCACATGGGCGTGAAGATTGCCCACGCAATGGGCGCGCATGTGGTGCTGTTTACCACCTCGGAATCTAAAATCGAAGATGGCAAACGTCTGGGTGCCGATAAAGTCGTGATCTCTAAAGATCCGGCGCAGATGGCGCAGCATGCCAACAGCTTCGACTTTATTCTCAACACCGTGGCGGCGCAGCACGATCTCAACCCGTTCATCACCCTGCTGAAGCTGGATGGCAACATGACGCTGGTCGGTGCGCCGGAGCACGATCACCCGGCGCCTCAGGTGTTTAACCTGATCTTCAAACGCCGCAGCATTGCCGGTTCACTAATCGGCGGCATCGCGGAAACGCAGGAGATGCTCGATTTCTGTGGTCAGCACAACATCACCTCAGACATTGAACTGATCGCGATGGACCAGATTAACGACGCCTACGAACGCATGCTGAAAAGCGACGTGAAGTACCGCTTTGTTATCGACATCAACACGCTGCGCGAACAGCCTGCCGCATAATCCTCCTGCGCTAAACCCTCTTGCTCAGGTAAGAGGGTTTTTTTTTGCGGTCTACCGCCCCGCCGCCACCTGCTGCCAGGAGGCGTCGATCAGATAGTAGATCTGCGAATCTTTCAGCGAGCCGTCGAGAAACAGCGTGCTCCAGTGGGACTTATTCAGGTGCTCGCTGGGAATAATGTCGCTGTGCTCTTCGCGCAGTAACTCGGCCAGCGCCGGCGTCGATTTCAGCGATATCGCGGGCCGCCCTTTGGCCTCGTGCACCATCGCAAACAGCACACCGTTGCTCTTGATTTGTGTCGCTTTCCAGTCGCTGTGGACGCTCTGCTCCGCGCCCGGTTTGCTCATACAATAGGTCAGTAAGTCTGAGTTATTCATGACGATTCCCCCTGTAACGTCGCGACAATTCGCCTGGCACCGCCATCAATGCGATGCTCGCCCAGCCAGATACCCTGCCAGGTGCCCAGCACCAGACGGCCGCGCTGAACCGGTAAGAGTAACGACACGCCTAAGGTCGAGGATTTGATGTGCGCGGGCATGTCATCGCGTCCTTCATAGTCGTGCTGATAGGGTGCATTTTCCGGCACGTGCCGCATGAAATGCTGCTCCATATCGCTGCGCACCGTCGGGTCACAGTTCTCATTTAAGGTTAACGACGCCGACGTATGCTGTAACAGCAGATGCAGCAGGCCGGTTTTGATATCCCGCAGGCCGGAGAGCGATGCGACAATTTCATCGGTGACCAGATGAAAGCCGCGTGGCTTCGCGCTCAGCGTGAGGGTTTGTTGATGCCACATAACGGTTTCCTTGAACGATTGTCCCGTTTAAGTGTGCAGCATGTCGCCCAAAGGTAAACCCTGCCCCATAAAAAAACCGCCGGCGCGAACCCGGCGGTTTTTTTCACAGCGTGGCGCGTCGTTACATGACGGCGGCGAAGGCCTCTGCCACCTGATGCACATTTTTGCTGTTAAGACCGGCGACGCACATACGGCCGCTGCCCACCAGGTAGATGCCAAATTCGTTGCGCAGGCGATCGACCTGCTGCGCGCTCAGGCCGGTGTAGCTGAACATGCCGCGCTGCTTCAGCAGGTAGTCAAAGTTTTTGCCCGGCAGCGCGGTGCGCAGCACCTCGACCAATGACTCACGCATCGCGAGGATACGCAGGCGCATCGCTTCCACTTCCGCCAGCCAGCTCGCTTTCAGTGCCTCATCGTTGAGGACACGCGCCACAACCTGCGCACCAAAGTTCGGCGGGCTGGAGTAGTTACGACGAACGGTCGCTTTGAGCTGGCCCAGCACGCGCGCTGACTCTTCGGCGCTGTCGCAGACGATAGAGAGACCGCCCACGCGCTCACCGTAAAGTGAGAAGATCTTCGAGAACGAGTTACTCACCAGCGCAGGCAGACCGGCCGCCGCGACGGCGCGCAGCGCATAAGCATCCTGCTGCATACCGGCACCAAAGCCCTGATAGGCGATGTCCAGGAAAGGAATCAGCTGCTGCGCTTTCAGCACCTCAATGGTTTCATCCCACTGCGCGTCTGTCAGGTCGGCGCCGGTCGGGTTATGGCAGCAGGGGTGCAACAGAACGATGCTGCGGGCTGGCAGGGTTTTCAGGGTGCTGATGAAGGCATCAAAGCGCACACCGTGGGTTTCTGCGTCATACCAGGGGTAAGTGTTCACCTCAAAACCGGCACCGTTGAAGATCGCGATGTGGTTTTCCCAGGTCGGATCGCTGACCCAGACGGCGGACTGCGGGAAATAGCGCTTCAGGAAATCGGCGCCCACTTTCAGCGCGCCCGAACCGCCCAGCGTCTGAATCGAGGCGATACGGCCCGCCTGCAACATCGGATGATCTGCTCCGAACAGCAGCGGTGCAATCGCGCTCCGGTAGCTGTTCAGCCCTTCCATTGGCAGGTAGAGCGATGCCTGATGCGGCTCAGCATAGATCTGCTCTTCGGCAGCCGCCACGGCCTTCAGCTGCGGGATGATGTTCTGTTCGTTGTAATAGAGCCCGATACTCAGGTTAACTTTGTGTTCGCGCGGGTCTTGTTTGAAAGCTTCCATCAACGACAGAATCGGATCGCCAGCATAGGCATCAACGTTTTGAAACACGGTGTAGGTCTCCAAGATTGGTCCAGAGGTAAAAACGGGTTAAACCCGGTAGCGTCCCGGACGGTGGTTCATTGCAATAATCAGATTCAGGATCACCGCCCCCGCAATCGAGGCGAGCAGAATCGGGCCACTCACCACAAACAGGGACGCCAGCACGACGCAGGTATCCACCGCCATTTGCAGTTTTCCCGCGCGGATCCCAAAGCGGTCCTGAAGCCACAGCGCCAGAATGTTGATGCCGCCCAGGCTCGCTTTATGACGAAACAACACTATAAACCCGATTCCCATGATGACGTTACCGAACAGTGTCGCATAGAAGGGATTGAGATCGGAAAAGTGGACGAACAGCGGATGCAGCTGGGAAAACAGCGACACCAGACCGACGGCGCAGAAGGTTTTCAGGGTGAATTCCCAGCCCATGCGTTTTACGGCCAGCCAGTAAAAAGGGATGTTGATCAGGAAGAAGGCGCCGCCAAACGACAGCGGCGAGAGGTAACTGATCAGAAAGGCGATACCGGCGGTGCTGCCGGTCAGCGCCCCGGCCTGTTTCAGCATAATGACGCCGAACGAGACCATCAGGGTGCCCAGCACCATCGCCAGCGCATCTTCGATGCGCGAATGCGGGACGCGGGCGGGTTCTGCGATGTTATCCATGGGGGTTGTCTCAGTGCAAATGATGCGGTTCCAATGCAAAAAACGCACCATCGTCACCGCACTCACCGGCGGCTGCGCGGCTGCCCGCGATATCTCATTGATATCTAACAGGCTTCAGAACAGAATTTTTTGCATGAGCGCGGTCTGCAACCGTCAGTTCATGCGAAAAACCTCGTTATGATGCGCGTTGTTTGCATGCTTTGCCGCCAGTGTGCACCAAAAGCGCACAACACGCACCTTTTTAGCGCGTTCTGCTTTCCGGCATCATCATCAGCCCGTTCTCTTTCATACGGCCCAGCACCACCGAGGTTTTCACATGGGATACGCTCTGATGACCCGCGACTAACTGACTGATCAGGGCACTCAGGGCGTTGAGATCGGCCACGGCGACCTTGAGCAGATAGTCCGCATCGCCGGTAGTTTTATAGGCATCGACGATCGCCTGCTCCTGCTCCACCATGCGGTGAAAACTCTCGACATACTCCGCCGTATGGTTAATCAGGCGCACCTCAATCAGTCCCACCATGCCCAGCCCGATGGCATCGGGTGACAGCCGGGCGTGATAGCCCAGGATCAGATTAGCCTGTTCCAGATTGATACGGCGGCGGGAGCATTGTGAGGCCGAGAGGCCGACCAGATCGCTCAGTTCCTGATTGGTCAGACGGCCGTTAGATTGTAATAAGGTCAGGATTTTAAGGTCGTAATCGTCTACGTGAGTCATTCCGTTTCCACAGCGTAATGGTCGTCGCTTTGTTACAGATAACCCGATAACCCGAGAAGTTGTCCAACACTATTTTCCGATGATGGGAGCTGTCATGCACAGATCGTGCATGACAGCCCGGTGCGGAGATTATTCGTCGTCGTATTGCGGGCCTGCATAGTTATCAAAGCGGGACCACTGACCGTTAAAGGTCAGGCGCACCGTACCGATCGGGCCGTTACGCTGTTTACCCAGGATGATCTCGGCGATCCCTTTGAGATCGCTGTTTTCGTGATAGACCTCATCGCGATAGATAAACATGATCAAATCCGCATCCTGCTCGATCGAGCCCGATTCACGCAGATCCGAGTTCACCGGCCGCTTATCGGCGCGCTGTTCCAGTGAGCGGTTAAGCTGCGACAGCGCCACAACCGGCACGTTCAGCTCTTTCGCCAGCGCCTTCAGCGAGCGGGAGATCTCCGCAATTTCCAGCGTACGGTTGTCCGACAGCGACGGCACGCGCATCAGCTGCAGGTAGTCGATCATAATCAGGCTTAATCCGCCGTTTTCACGGTAGATGCGCCGGGCGCGGGAGCGCACTTCGGTGGGCGTCAGGCCGGAAGAGTCATCGATATACATGTTCTTCTTCTCCAGCAGGATACCCATGGTGCCGGAGATGCGCGCCCAGTCCTCATCATCGAGCTGGCCGGTTCGGATGCGGGTTTGATCGACGCGGGAAAGTGACGCCAGCATACGCATCATGATCTGCTCGCTGGGCATCTCCAGGCTGAAGATCAGCACCGGTTTTTCCTGCAGCATGGCGGCGTTTTCGCACAGGTTCATCGCAAAGGTGGTTTTACCCATCGACGGACGGGCCGCGACAATAATCAGGTCAGATCCCTGCAGACCCGCCGTCTTTTTATTCAGATCCTGATACCCCGTATCGACGCCGGTGACACCGTCGTGGGGCGTCTGATAGAGCGACTCGATTCGGGAAACGGTCGATTCCAGGATCTGCTCGATATTTTTCGGGCCCGCATCTTTATCTGCGCGCGCTTCCGCGATCTTAAAGACGTTCGACTCCGCAAAGTCGAGCAGCTCCTCGCTGTTGCGCCCCTGCGGATCGTAACCCGCATCCGCGATCTGGTTGGCGACGGAGATCATCTCACGCACTACCGCACGTTCGCGCACGATATCGGCATAGGCACCGATGTTCGCCGCACTCGGGGTGTTTTTTGCCAGCTCAGCCAGATAGGCGAAGCCGCCCGCCATCTCCAGTTCGCCACGGGTTTCCAGCGATTCAGAGAGCGTAATCAGGTCGATGGGTTTGCTGTTTTCCAGCAGCCGCTGCATCTCTGAAAAAATCAGCCGATGCGAACGGTTGAAAAAATCATTCGCGACGACGCGCTCAGAGACGTTATCCCAGCGCTCGTTATCCAGCATCAACCCACCCAGCACAGACTGCTCCGCTTCCAGCGAATGCGGGGGCATTTTCACGCCTGCGAGCTGGCGATCCTGCGTTTCGTTCGATTTGTTGGTGGGTTTATTTCCTGCCATAGTGAATGCATTACCGATCTTCTGTGGGGACGCGCAAGTATACCTTAGTTGAGGGGCGTGCCTCACCCTCATGATGAAACAATCACAGGAGTCAGAATGGCAAAGCGTATTCAGTTCAGTGCGCACGGCGGACCGGACGTTTTAGAGTGGACAGATTTTTCACCTGCTGAGCCAGCGGATCATGAAGTTCAGGTAACGCATCGCGCAATCGGCATCAACTACATCGATACCTATGTTCGCAGCGGCCTCTATCCGGTGGCCGCCTTTCCCTCTGGCCTGGGAACGGAAGCCGCGGGCGTGGTATCACGGGTCGGCCGCGGCGTTACCCTGTTCAGGCCCGGCGACCGCGTGGTCTATTGCCTGGCGTCCATGGGTGCCTACAGCGAAGTGCACAACGTGGCGGAAGATCGCCTGATGCATCTGCCGGAGGCGATCAGTTTTGAACAGGGCGCGGCCAGCTATCTGAAAGGGCTGACCACGCAGTATCTGCTGCGCCAGACCCATAAAATCAGCGCCGGCGAAACCTTCCTGTTTCATGCGGCCGCAGGCGGCGTCGGCCTGATCGCCTGTCAGTGGGCCAAAGCGCTGGGCGCGCACCTGATCGGCACGGTGGGTTCCGCAGAGAAAGCCGCGCTGGCGAAACAGGCCGGTGCCTGGGCGACCATTAACTATCGCGAAGAGGACATTGCGCAGCGCGTCAGCGAACTGACCGACGGAAAAAAAGTGGGCGTGGTCTACGACTCGGTCGGCCGGGATACCTGGGAAGCGTCGCTGGATTCGCTGCGTCGTCATGGCCTGCTGGTGAGTTTTGGCAACGCCTCCGGGCCGGTGACCGGCGTTGATCTCGGCATCCTCAATAAGAAAGGGTCGCTGTTTGTGACCCGCCCTTCGCTGTTTGGCTACATCACCAACCGTCAGGAGCTGGAAACTGCCAGCGCCGAGCTCTTTTCGCTGCTGGCCAGCGGCGCGATTCAGGTGGAGGTTCCCGCGCAGCAGAAGTTTGCGCTTAAAGAGGCCAGCAGAGCGCATCAGATGCTGGAGAGCCGCGCCACGCAGGGCTCCTGTCTGTTAATCCCGTAAGCGTCAGCAACAAAAAGGGCTTCCCGCAGGAAGCCCTCTTCTTTTTTTCTTTTTTGTTCGCGCTGGTGTAGGGACAGCGGCGATGAATTCATGTCGAGTCGATGGCACATCGAATTGACGACAGCATCCTGCCAGAAAACATAAGTAAAAAATATGTTTAATTGCAGATCCGCGTTAAACAATCACTCACTCTGTGATCGTCACCGCATTTAGCGCCAGCCTTTCCGGTCTAACCTGTTGATCTTACGACGCAGCCTGCGGCGGGCTCGTGCGTCACTGTCGCCAGAAAATGCCCGATGCAGCCAGACGGCGATCACCGCCAGCACCAGCCACGGTAACACTTTAATAACAAGTGCGAACAGCCCCCCGACAACCATCACCAGGGTTGCCACCCCCAGTGCCGCCAGCACGCCCAGCAGCGAAACGCCGGTCAGCAACAGCATCAGGAAAAACCCCAATACAAATAAAATTTCCACGTCAGTGCTCCTGATTGATCTTCACTGACAGAAGCAGTACAAAAAGCGTGCCAACAGATAACCTGCTGTTTTTGCAGCACTAAACGGGCACGCTGCACCTGAGAGCTGGTGAAAAAAACCAGATCCTGGCGTAAAAAAAACCAGCCTCGGGGCTGGTTTTTTTATGCTTCAGAAGAGCGGTCAGGCTTCCTGCGGGATTTTATCCGCGACCAGCGACAGCGCCGCCTCCAGCACACGCACGTCCGCGCCCGGCTTGTGCGCATTTTCGCTCAGATGGCGACGCCACTGGCGCGCGCCCGGAATGCCCTGGAACAGCCCCAGCATATGGCGCGTAATGTGGCCAAGATAGGTGCCCTTCGCCAGCTCCGCTTCGATATAAGGGTACATGGCGCGCACCACCTCAACCGGGTTCACCGCCGGATGCTCACGGCCAAACAGGGTCTGATCGACCTGCGCCAGAATGCCGGGGTTCTGATAGGCTTCGCGGCCCATCATTACGCCATCGAGGTGCTGCAGATGGTTCTGCGCCTCTTCCAGCGTTTTCACGCCGCCATTCAGGGCGAGGGTCAGATGCGGGAAATCGCGTTTCAGCTGCCAGACGCGCGGATAATCCAGCGGCGGGATCTCGCGATTCTCTTTTGGGCTGAGGCCGGAGAGCCAGGCTTTACGCGCATGGATAATAAAGGTGTCGCACTCGCCGCGCCCCGCGACCGTGCCGATGAAATCGGTCAGGAACGCATAGCTGTCCAGCTCATCAATACCAATCCGCGTTTTGACGGTGACCGGGATCGACACCACATCGCGCATCGCTTTAACCGCATCGGCGACCAGCGTCGCCTCGGCCATCAGACAGGCACCGAAACGGCCATTCTGTACCCGATCGGAGGGACAACCGACGTTCAGGTTCACTTCATCGTAGCCGCGCTGCTCTGCCAGCTTCGCGCAGTGCGCCAGCGCCGCCGGATCGCTGCCGCCCAGCTGCAACGCGACCGGATGTTCGGCCTCGCTATAAGCCAGATAATCCCCTTTGCCATGAATGATGGCGCCGGTGGTAACCATTTCGGTATAGAGCAGCGTATCAGCCGTCAGCTGACGGTGGAAATAGCGACAGTGGCGATCGGTCCAGTCGAGCATAGGCGCGACAGAGAAGCGTTGCGAAGAAAATTCAGGCATGAAGTACAGGCAATCCGGTAATTAAGGTGATGGAATTCTGTGCAAGGATAACACAAGGCGGGGCGATAGTGCATCGCCCCGCCCCGGACCGCCTGAATAACGCGCTTAGAAGTTGAAACCCAGCTGCGCCATTGCGCCCCAGGTGTTGTTTGCACCCACCGAGCCCGCCAGATCCAGATGGACGGCGTTGTTAAACGGCGAGAGACCAAAACCGGCGGTCGCCACATTCTCGTCGTTGGACCGCATGTCCGCACGATAACCGGCACGCAGCTGCAGCCAGTCGAGTACGCGATATTCTGCGCCTGCAGCCACATACTGGCTGTTTCCCTGACTTTTGAAGCGTCTGGTCTCCGTCAGATCCACATCGCCCGTCACGGTGAACGGACCTTTATCCCAGGCCAGGCCGGTAGTGACCAGCGGGCGAATCTGATAGGTATCGCGATAACCATTGACCTCGCGGGTCTGCAGATCGCGCGACACCAGGTTCTGACCGGTCACGCCCAGCGTCCAGTTCTCCGCAAAGGTCGTCGCCAGACCGGCA from Pantoea deleyi includes:
- a CDS encoding aromatic amino acid transaminase, with amino-acid sequence MFQNVDAYAGDPILSLMEAFKQDPREHKVNLSIGLYYNEQNIIPQLKAVAAAEEQIYAEPHQASLYLPMEGLNSYRSAIAPLLFGADHPMLQAGRIASIQTLGGSGALKVGADFLKRYFPQSAVWVSDPTWENHIAIFNGAGFEVNTYPWYDAETHGVRFDAFISTLKTLPARSIVLLHPCCHNPTGADLTDAQWDETIEVLKAQQLIPFLDIAYQGFGAGMQQDAYALRAVAAAGLPALVSNSFSKIFSLYGERVGGLSIVCDSAEESARVLGQLKATVRRNYSSPPNFGAQVVARVLNDEALKASWLAEVEAMRLRILAMRESLVEVLRTALPGKNFDYLLKQRGMFSYTGLSAQQVDRLRNEFGIYLVGSGRMCVAGLNSKNVHQVAEAFAAVM
- a CDS encoding YitT family protein encodes the protein MDNIAEPARVPHSRIEDALAMVLGTLMVSFGVIMLKQAGALTGSTAGIAFLISYLSPLSFGGAFFLINIPFYWLAVKRMGWEFTLKTFCAVGLVSLFSQLHPLFVHFSDLNPFYATLFGNVIMGIGFIVLFRHKASLGGINILALWLQDRFGIRAGKLQMAVDTCVVLASLFVVSGPILLASIAGAVILNLIIAMNHRPGRYRV
- a CDS encoding Lrp/AsnC family transcriptional regulator, which gives rise to MTHVDDYDLKILTLLQSNGRLTNQELSDLVGLSASQCSRRRINLEQANLILGYHARLSPDAIGLGMVGLIEVRLINHTAEYVESFHRMVEQEQAIVDAYKTTGDADYLLKVAVADLNALSALISQLVAGHQSVSHVKTSVVLGRMKENGLMMMPESRTR
- the dnaB gene encoding replicative DNA helicase gives rise to the protein MAGNKPTNKSNETQDRQLAGVKMPPHSLEAEQSVLGGLMLDNERWDNVSERVVANDFFNRSHRLIFSEMQRLLENSKPIDLITLSESLETRGELEMAGGFAYLAELAKNTPSAANIGAYADIVRERAVVREMISVANQIADAGYDPQGRNSEELLDFAESNVFKIAEARADKDAGPKNIEQILESTVSRIESLYQTPHDGVTGVDTGYQDLNKKTAGLQGSDLIIVAARPSMGKTTFAMNLCENAAMLQEKPVLIFSLEMPSEQIMMRMLASLSRVDQTRIRTGQLDDEDWARISGTMGILLEKKNMYIDDSSGLTPTEVRSRARRIYRENGGLSLIMIDYLQLMRVPSLSDNRTLEIAEISRSLKALAKELNVPVVALSQLNRSLEQRADKRPVNSDLRESGSIEQDADLIMFIYRDEVYHENSDLKGIAEIILGKQRNGPIGTVRLTFNGQWSRFDNYAGPQYDDE
- a CDS encoding quinone oxidoreductase is translated as MAKRIQFSAHGGPDVLEWTDFSPAEPADHEVQVTHRAIGINYIDTYVRSGLYPVAAFPSGLGTEAAGVVSRVGRGVTLFRPGDRVVYCLASMGAYSEVHNVAEDRLMHLPEAISFEQGAASYLKGLTTQYLLRQTHKISAGETFLFHAAAGGVGLIACQWAKALGAHLIGTVGSAEKAALAKQAGAWATINYREEDIAQRVSELTDGKKVGVVYDSVGRDTWEASLDSLRRHGLLVSFGNASGPVTGVDLGILNKKGSLFVTRPSLFGYITNRQELETASAELFSLLASGAIQVEVPAQQKFALKEASRAHQMLESRATQGSCLLIP
- the pspG gene encoding envelope stress response protein PspG, translating into MEILFVLGFFLMLLLTGVSLLGVLAALGVATLVMVVGGLFALVIKVLPWLVLAVIAVWLHRAFSGDSDARARRRLRRKINRLDRKGWR
- the dusA gene encoding tRNA dihydrouridine(20/20a) synthase DusA gives rise to the protein MPEFSSQRFSVAPMLDWTDRHCRYFHRQLTADTLLYTEMVTTGAIIHGKGDYLAYSEAEHPVALQLGGSDPAALAHCAKLAEQRGYDEVNLNVGCPSDRVQNGRFGACLMAEATLVADAVKAMRDVVSIPVTVKTRIGIDELDSYAFLTDFIGTVAGRGECDTFIIHARKAWLSGLSPKENREIPPLDYPRVWQLKRDFPHLTLALNGGVKTLEEAQNHLQHLDGVMMGREAYQNPGILAQVDQTLFGREHPAVNPVEVVRAMYPYIEAELAKGTYLGHITRHMLGLFQGIPGARQWRRHLSENAHKPGADVRVLEAALSLVADKIPQEA